A window from Limanda limanda chromosome 14, fLimLim1.1, whole genome shotgun sequence encodes these proteins:
- the skp1 gene encoding S-phase kinase-associated protein 1, translated as MPTIKLQSSDGEIFEVDVEIAKQSVTIKTMLEDLGMDDEGDDDPVPLPNVNAAILKKVIQWCTHHKDDPPPPEDDENKEKRTDDIPVWDQEFLKVDQGTLFELILAANYLDIKGLLDVTCKTVANMIKGKTPEEIRKTFNIKNDFTEEEEAQVRKENQWCEEK; from the exons ATGCCCACAATCAAACTACAGAGCTCCGATGGGGAAATCTTCGAGGTGGATGTTGAGATCGCCAAGCAGTCTGTCACCATCAAGACCATGTTAGAAG ATTTGGGGatggatgatgaaggagatgatgacCCAGTTCCTCTCCCCAATGTGAACGCTGCCATCCTGAagaag GTGATCCAGTGGTGCACCCATCACAAAGATGACCCTCCTCCACCCGAGGACGACGAGAACAAGGAGAAGAGGACGGATGACATTCCTGTGTGGGACCAGGAGTTCCTCAAAGTCGACCAAGGAACCTTGTTTGAACTCATCCTG GCCGCCAACTATTTGGACATTAAAGGTCTGTTAGACGTCACCTGCAAGACGGTGGCCAACATGATTAAAGGCAAAACCCCAGAGGAGATCAGGAAGACTTTCAACATCAAAAACGacttcacagaggaggaggaggctcag gTACGCAAAGAGAACCAGTGGTGTGAAGAGAAGTAA